The window CTGCGCGCCGGCGGCAGCCGTCGGCACCAGGAGCGTCGCCAATGCGATGTAAGTGAATAGTCGCGCTCGCGTCATGATCGTATCCTCCGCATTGTTCGTGGTTTCGCCTTGCCGTTAAATATCTTGACACCAACAGGACGTGTATAATCGATTCCGATTTCAATCTGGCTAACGTCCGGACGACGCCGTTGTTACTCGAGTGAACAAGGTACCATAGTCCTATAAAACTTTCGGTGTAACAATTGCAGACACCTTACGTTGTTATGAGTAGAACAAGTGCATCCATTATCCGATGACGCCCGCTTGATTTCTCTGGCGAAAGCCGGAGACATCGAGGCATTTGGAGAGCTTTACACCCGCTATCTCGATCCAATTTTCCGGTACATCCGCACGCGGGTAAGCGAAGACCAGACAGCCGAGGATCTCACCGAAGAAGCCTTCCTGAGAGCGTTCAAGGCGCTGGGCAAGTACGAAGAGCGAGGTCTGCCATTTTCAGCGTATTTGTATCGGGTGACGAAGAACTTACTGGCGGACTACTATCGAAAACACAAGGAGGAAACGGCGCTCGAAGATGCCCATCACGCACCTGCACCAGGCATCAACGCGGACGAAAAACTCATTCGAGCGGAAAGGTACATCATGTTAGGTCGGGCG of the Anaerolineales bacterium genome contains:
- a CDS encoding sigma-70 family RNA polymerase sigma factor; protein product: MHPLSDDARLISLAKAGDIEAFGELYTRYLDPIFRYIRTRVSEDQTAEDLTEEAFLRAFKALGKYEERGLPFSAYLYRVTKNLLADYYRKHKEETALEDAHHAPAPGINADEKLIRAERYIMLGRAYAQLPDDYQEVIRLRVILGISTSEAATWMNRSEGALRVLLHRALKALREQMLNDG